A window of Prolixibacter sp. SD074 contains these coding sequences:
- a CDS encoding response regulator, producing the protein MEWTGHYQHQTNPGLPVIAFTAYAMSEDKDKCMEAGCDDFMVKPVNRFELPAKIENYFQSQER; encoded by the coding sequence ATCGAGTGGACGGGACATTACCAACATCAAACAAATCCCGGTTTACCGGTGATTGCTTTTACTGCTTATGCCATGTCTGAAGACAAGGATAAATGCATGGAAGCAGGATGTGACGATTTCATGGTGAAACCAGTCAACCGTTTTGAGCTACCGGCAAAAATCGAGAACTATTTTCAGTCGCAGGAACGATAA
- the mnmH gene encoding tRNA 2-selenouridine(34) synthase MnmH, with amino-acid sequence MQVLYPNEFLSKAENTPVVDVRSPAEYAEGHISGAFNIPLFSNEERANVGTVYKQQGRLQAIELGLDIVGPKMSGFVKEAQALASSGELLVHCWRGGMRSESMAWLFERVGIQCFTLKGGYKAYRNLLMEELGTIPHLIVLEGFTGSGKTEVLQELDQRDEQILDLEGLANHRGSVFGGVGQGEQPTTQQFQNNLLAALRKLDREKRIWVEGESKSIGRVSLPDSFWKNMNQARIIEIEVPVEERVKRVVKDYGMLERPQMEKAISSLHKRLGEEQTNMILELYQTDKLEQVAAMLLSYYDKTYRYSRDKYKKSDASINLSGINSQEDAGKLVEKANELKL; translated from the coding sequence ATGCAAGTACTGTATCCCAACGAATTTCTTAGTAAAGCAGAAAATACACCGGTAGTTGACGTTCGCTCTCCGGCAGAATACGCCGAGGGGCACATATCCGGAGCGTTCAATATTCCACTTTTTTCAAACGAAGAACGTGCCAACGTAGGAACGGTGTACAAGCAACAGGGAAGGCTCCAGGCTATCGAGCTAGGACTGGATATCGTGGGGCCCAAAATGTCAGGATTTGTGAAAGAAGCACAGGCTTTAGCTTCCAGTGGAGAGTTGCTTGTTCATTGCTGGCGTGGAGGGATGCGCTCAGAAAGTATGGCCTGGTTATTCGAGCGGGTAGGTATACAATGCTTCACGCTGAAAGGAGGTTACAAGGCTTACCGAAACCTGCTGATGGAAGAACTTGGGACCATTCCCCACCTCATTGTCCTGGAAGGATTTACCGGCAGTGGAAAAACAGAGGTGCTGCAGGAATTGGACCAACGAGACGAACAAATTCTGGACCTGGAAGGTTTGGCCAACCATCGCGGTTCCGTTTTTGGCGGTGTGGGACAAGGAGAACAACCCACCACACAACAATTTCAGAACAATCTACTGGCAGCTTTACGAAAACTGGACCGCGAAAAACGTATTTGGGTAGAAGGTGAAAGCAAAAGCATAGGCCGTGTCTCTCTACCCGATTCCTTTTGGAAAAACATGAATCAAGCCCGAATTATTGAAATTGAAGTACCGGTTGAAGAGCGGGTGAAGCGAGTTGTCAAAGATTACGGAATGCTTGAAAGGCCTCAGATGGAAAAGGCTATTTCGTCTTTACACAAAAGGCTCGGTGAAGAACAAACCAACATGATTCTCGAGTTATATCAAACGGACAAACTGGAACAGGTCGCCGCCATGCTGCTCAGTTATTACGATAAAACGTATCGCTACAGCCGTGATAAATACAAGAAAAGTGATGCCAGCATCAATTTGAGCGGGATTAATAGTCAGGAAGATGCCGGAAAACTAGTGGAAAAAGCGAACGAATTAAAGTTATAA
- a CDS encoding cold-shock protein encodes MGRSQETFNKKEVRNKKVKKRKEKVMRRQAKKDNEKKGSLDDMIAYVDENGMITDTPPDPGKKTKTKAEDIEISIPKKEDMEQPDPIRKGKVTYYNDSKGYGFIRDTETQDSVFVHVNNTLDEINEGSKVTFEVEPGPKGPVAVRVKLLDQ; translated from the coding sequence ATGGGTAGATCACAAGAAACTTTCAACAAAAAAGAAGTAAGAAACAAGAAAGTAAAAAAGAGAAAAGAAAAGGTAATGCGGAGGCAGGCCAAAAAGGATAATGAAAAAAAAGGTAGCCTCGACGATATGATTGCTTACGTTGACGAAAACGGAATGATTACGGATACTCCTCCTGATCCGGGTAAGAAAACAAAAACAAAGGCAGAAGATATTGAGATCAGCATTCCGAAGAAAGAAGATATGGAGCAACCAGATCCAATAAGAAAAGGAAAAGTTACTTATTACAACGATTCCAAAGGGTATGGTTTTATCAGGGATACCGAAACTCAGGATAGTGTGTTTGTACATGTAAACAACACGTTGGATGAGATTAATGAAGGTAGTAAAGTTACCTTTGAGGTCGAACCTGGTCCCAAAGGCCCGGTTGCTGTCAGGGTAAAACTGCTCGATCAGTAA
- the selD gene encoding selenide, water dikinase SelD — MEKKSDNQPAIKPLRLTQYSHGAGCGCKISPRVLRNILAETKTEIDDPNLLVGNGTLDDAAVYAIDDEKALISTTDFFTPIVDDPYDFGGIASVNAISDIYAMGGKPLMAIAILVWPVDKLPAEIAGKVLEGAKRACAQAGIAIAGGHSIDGPEPIFGLAVTGIASKKHIKKNSSAVAGCELYLTKPLGVGILTTAQKQGILKKEDLDVARNSMITLNKIGQELGELEGVTAITDVTGFGLLGHLSEICEGSNLSATIDSTKVPKLNNLDFYIKHKTFPGGTFRNFDSYGHKISPLTEEQKVVLCDPQTSGGLLVAVDPAYREKFLEVTSRYGMQPEPFGLLTKPKEFIVQVN, encoded by the coding sequence ATGGAAAAAAAATCAGATAATCAACCAGCCATTAAGCCGCTAAGGCTCACTCAATATTCACACGGAGCGGGATGCGGTTGCAAAATATCCCCAAGGGTTTTACGTAACATCCTGGCCGAAACAAAAACCGAGATTGACGACCCCAACCTTTTGGTCGGTAACGGCACACTTGATGATGCCGCGGTGTATGCCATTGATGATGAAAAAGCGCTCATCTCCACAACCGATTTCTTCACTCCCATCGTTGATGATCCGTATGATTTCGGAGGCATTGCATCGGTTAACGCCATCAGTGATATTTATGCAATGGGCGGAAAACCACTGATGGCCATTGCAATCCTGGTCTGGCCGGTAGACAAGCTTCCGGCCGAAATTGCAGGTAAAGTCCTTGAAGGGGCGAAAAGAGCATGTGCACAGGCAGGTATTGCCATTGCCGGCGGTCACAGCATCGATGGCCCGGAGCCGATTTTTGGCCTGGCGGTTACCGGAATAGCCTCGAAAAAGCACATCAAAAAGAACAGCTCTGCAGTTGCCGGTTGCGAACTCTATCTTACCAAACCGCTGGGAGTTGGTATTTTAACCACAGCGCAAAAACAAGGCATCCTCAAAAAAGAAGATTTGGACGTCGCCCGCAACTCGATGATTACCCTGAATAAAATTGGCCAGGAACTGGGAGAACTGGAAGGAGTAACAGCCATTACCGACGTAACCGGATTCGGACTACTGGGACATTTATCCGAAATATGCGAAGGCAGCAACCTCAGCGCAACTATCGATTCGACTAAAGTACCGAAGCTGAATAATCTTGATTTCTACATCAAGCACAAAACGTTCCCGGGTGGTACATTCCGGAATTTTGACAGCTATGGGCACAAAATTTCTCCCCTGACAGAAGAACAAAAGGTGGTACTTTGCGATCCACAAACCAGCGGTGGACTTTTGGTTGCAGTCGATCCTGCCTACCGGGAGAAATTCCTTGAAGTAACCTCGCGTTACGGCATGCAACCGGAGCCATTTGGCCTGCTTACCAAGCCGAAAGAATTTATTGTCCAGGTAAACTAA
- a CDS encoding DUF456 family protein produces the protein MLVGLIGCILPALPGPTLSYLGLVVLSFSDRVTFSTKFFVVWGVIALIVTVLDYLIPIWGTKGSIHNWGGFFRLRINLSHSEKEKFNIDNSSLSCTESFKFGIK, from the coding sequence ATGTTAGTTGGCCTAATAGGTTGCATTTTACCTGCTCTCCCCGGACCAACACTTTCGTACCTCGGCCTGGTCGTCCTCAGCTTTTCTGACAGAGTAACTTTTTCAACAAAATTCTTCGTTGTCTGGGGAGTTATAGCCCTGATCGTCACGGTTCTCGACTATCTAATTCCCATTTGGGGAACAAAGGGATCAATTCATAATTGGGGTGGATTTTTTAGATTACGCATAAATCTTAGCCACTCTGAAAAGGAAAAATTCAATATCGACAACTCCTCTTTGAGTTGCACGGAAAGCTTTAAGTTTGGCATTAAATGA
- a CDS encoding co-chaperone YbbN, with protein sequence MKKIFVIVALVAFVAQGVMAAAPGNGDADVQPVKLTKAMFLEKVMNYEKNPNEWKYEGSKPCIIDFYADWCGPCKQASPILDELAQKYAGKVQFYKVDTQVEQELAAVFGIRGIPAFLWVPMDGKPTMTSGIARSKEETKAMFEKLINQVLLGNKPAE encoded by the coding sequence ATGAAGAAAATTTTTGTAATCGTAGCGTTGGTTGCCTTTGTTGCTCAGGGAGTGATGGCAGCTGCACCCGGTAATGGGGACGCAGATGTTCAGCCGGTTAAGCTGACAAAAGCCATGTTCCTGGAGAAGGTGATGAATTATGAGAAAAATCCGAATGAATGGAAATACGAAGGAAGTAAGCCATGTATCATCGATTTTTATGCCGATTGGTGTGGACCATGTAAACAGGCTTCTCCAATTCTGGATGAACTGGCCCAAAAGTATGCAGGCAAGGTGCAGTTTTACAAAGTGGATACACAGGTAGAGCAAGAGTTGGCTGCAGTTTTTGGTATTCGCGGCATTCCCGCTTTTTTATGGGTTCCTATGGACGGCAAACCGACTATGACGAGTGGTATTGCGCGAAGCAAAGAGGAAACCAAGGCTATGTTCGAAAAATTAATCAACCAGGTTTTGTTAGGCAATAAACCAGCTGAATGA
- a CDS encoding M48 family metallopeptidase yields MPLNILKSYRERKIKEAWKLFHDGKREEAFRKIRLPLKSTNREVQLEALQIAGMAMYKQKKFDQAINYFQKACKLGNARHDWFNLAMAYAKSKHVLEAEAAFNMINGASTKHNYQYAISQPQMLYQYFRVLRDSAFMREAFGRINELKAMYCALYKSEEDYLASRGMPGLSLMMREALPVLQSLAVERDMVSWLEDFGKRIKAPGSQVLKEYVTLLDV; encoded by the coding sequence ATGCCACTAAATATCTTAAAGAGTTATCGCGAAAGAAAAATAAAGGAGGCCTGGAAGTTGTTTCATGATGGCAAGCGTGAAGAGGCTTTCCGGAAAATCCGGTTGCCGCTGAAATCAACGAACAGAGAGGTGCAACTAGAGGCTTTGCAGATTGCCGGAATGGCGATGTACAAACAGAAAAAGTTTGACCAGGCTATTAATTACTTCCAAAAAGCCTGTAAACTGGGTAATGCCCGTCACGACTGGTTTAATTTGGCGATGGCATATGCCAAATCAAAGCATGTTCTGGAAGCGGAGGCTGCTTTTAATATGATTAACGGGGCATCTACCAAGCACAATTACCAATACGCCATTTCGCAACCGCAGATGTTGTATCAGTATTTCCGCGTATTGCGTGATTCGGCGTTCATGCGCGAAGCTTTCGGTCGAATCAACGAACTGAAGGCGATGTATTGTGCATTGTATAAATCAGAAGAGGATTATCTGGCTTCCAGGGGAATGCCGGGACTTTCGTTGATGATGAGGGAAGCTCTTCCTGTGCTTCAGTCGTTGGCAGTAGAAAGGGACATGGTTTCGTGGCTGGAGGATTTTGGGAAAAGAATAAAAGCGCCGGGTAGTCAGGTTTTGAAAGAGTATGTGACATTACTGGATGTCTGA
- a CDS encoding transposase gives MSIDETALTNGELYTVVTNKAGKGKKGSLVAMIEGTEAGKVIEVLDKISEEERNAVEEVTLDMASSMRKIVKSCFPKASRVIDRFHVQKLAYDALQEIRIKHRWDAINEETNAIENAKADGVKYIPEVLSNGDTKKQLLARSRYLLFKSGDKWTDKQKKRAAVLFELYPDIKEAYSLTHSLRMIFLKNTDKKVAYTKMARWFNDVTESGFKSFNTISATFYAHYPEILNFFDNRSTNASAESFNAKLKAFRATQRGVVDIEFFLFRVAKIYA, from the coding sequence TTGAGTATCGATGAAACAGCACTTACCAATGGAGAACTTTACACCGTGGTGACCAATAAGGCAGGGAAAGGGAAAAAGGGCTCTTTAGTGGCCATGATAGAAGGGACAGAGGCAGGGAAAGTTATTGAAGTTTTAGATAAGATATCAGAAGAAGAAAGAAATGCAGTTGAAGAGGTAACACTGGATATGGCCAGTTCCATGCGAAAAATAGTAAAAAGTTGTTTTCCAAAAGCCAGCCGGGTTATTGACCGCTTTCATGTCCAGAAACTGGCCTATGATGCATTGCAGGAGATACGTATCAAACACCGTTGGGATGCCATTAATGAAGAAACCAATGCAATTGAAAATGCAAAAGCTGATGGCGTAAAATATATCCCTGAAGTTTTAAGCAATGGAGACACTAAAAAACAACTTCTGGCCCGTAGCCGGTATTTATTGTTTAAATCAGGGGATAAATGGACTGACAAGCAAAAGAAAAGAGCTGCTGTATTGTTTGAGCTTTATCCCGACATTAAAGAAGCATATTCCCTGACACATTCATTAAGAATGATATTTTTGAAAAACACGGACAAGAAAGTAGCTTATACTAAAATGGCCAGGTGGTTCAACGATGTTACTGAATCCGGTTTTAAATCTTTCAATACCATATCTGCTACATTCTATGCGCATTATCCTGAAATATTAAACTTCTTTGACAACCGAAGCACTAATGCTTCTGCTGAATCATTTAATGCCAAACTTAAAGCTTTCCGTGCAACTCAAAGAGGAGTTGTCGATATTGAATTTTTCCTTTTCAGAGTGGCTAAGATTTATGCGTAA
- a CDS encoding cation diffusion facilitator family transporter — protein sequence MSSHHHHEHASVDNMTGKKLFLTTILNFLISAAQIVGGILSNSLALISDALHNLSDGIAVLLAWIAYRLGKKPGTPRQTFGFRRSEILAAFINSVALIAISVYLIVEAAKRFTDTTPVDGSVMFWMGIIGLVANTFSVILLQKDKGSNINVRAAYLHLLGDALTSLAVIIGAIVIEMWQIYWIDPLVTVIISVYILYHTIGLLKESTSVLMQFTPSEVDLVEAKKKLETLPEINNVHHLHSWALSEGSLYFEAHVNLQNDLPTSKTLDVRHNIEELLHRDYGIEHVTLQFEYKSHHHPGILVDGNGCC from the coding sequence ATGAGTTCACATCATCACCACGAGCATGCTTCGGTTGATAATATGACCGGAAAGAAACTTTTTTTGACGACTATTTTGAATTTTCTCATATCCGCTGCTCAGATTGTGGGAGGAATCCTGTCGAACAGTTTAGCGCTGATTTCCGACGCGTTACATAATCTGAGTGACGGCATTGCGGTATTGCTTGCATGGATTGCTTACCGCTTGGGAAAAAAGCCGGGCACGCCACGTCAAACTTTCGGCTTTCGCCGAAGTGAGATTCTGGCAGCGTTCATCAATTCTGTTGCGCTGATTGCCATTTCGGTTTACCTGATAGTGGAAGCTGCAAAGCGTTTTACCGATACTACTCCGGTTGACGGCAGCGTCATGTTTTGGATGGGAATTATTGGATTGGTGGCCAATACCTTTTCAGTGATTCTTCTCCAAAAGGATAAAGGAAGTAACATCAATGTTCGGGCAGCTTATCTTCATTTGTTAGGCGATGCGCTTACATCACTGGCTGTTATTATTGGTGCCATTGTGATTGAAATGTGGCAGATTTACTGGATTGACCCGCTGGTGACTGTCATTATCAGTGTTTACATTCTGTATCACACAATTGGATTGTTGAAAGAATCAACTTCGGTGCTGATGCAGTTTACCCCGTCGGAGGTTGATTTGGTGGAGGCCAAGAAAAAACTGGAAACCTTGCCGGAAATCAATAACGTCCATCACCTTCATTCATGGGCGCTGTCGGAAGGGAGTCTCTATTTTGAGGCTCATGTTAACCTGCAAAATGATTTGCCGACCAGTAAAACCCTCGATGTGCGTCACAATATTGAAGAATTACTGCATCGCGACTACGGCATCGAGCATGTAACACTTCAGTTTGAATACAAGAGCCATCACCATCCGGGTATTCTGGTAGATGGTAATGGCTGCTGTTGA
- a CDS encoding HDIG domain-containing metalloprotein has product MSKIPTRDEALGLLKKYNDSDSLVRHGMAVEAVMKHFAEKMGEDPEKWGIIGLVHDLDYEKYPEQHCTMTRQILEEQEWPEEYIRAIMSHAWGMCTDDKPELPMEKVLYATDELTGLITAAVYVRPSRSILDLTVKSVKKKWKTKSFAAGANREVIMQGAEMLGMPLEELMAETIAGMQKEADALGLRGEL; this is encoded by the coding sequence ATGTCGAAAATTCCTACACGGGATGAAGCACTCGGGCTTCTGAAAAAGTACAACGACTCGGACAGCCTGGTCCGACACGGAATGGCTGTAGAAGCCGTGATGAAACACTTTGCTGAAAAGATGGGTGAAGACCCCGAAAAATGGGGCATTATCGGATTAGTGCACGATTTGGATTACGAAAAGTATCCCGAACAGCATTGTACCATGACCCGCCAAATTCTGGAAGAGCAGGAATGGCCGGAAGAATACATCCGTGCCATTATGAGCCATGCGTGGGGAATGTGCACCGATGATAAACCGGAACTACCGATGGAAAAAGTGCTGTATGCAACTGATGAACTAACCGGACTGATTACAGCAGCAGTGTATGTTCGGCCGTCGCGCAGCATCCTCGATTTGACAGTCAAATCGGTGAAGAAGAAATGGAAAACCAAATCGTTTGCCGCTGGCGCCAACCGTGAAGTCATTATGCAGGGTGCAGAAATGCTGGGCATGCCGCTGGAGGAACTGATGGCAGAAACCATTGCCGGAATGCAGAAAGAAGCCGATGCACTTGGACTTCGGGGAGAACTCTGA
- a CDS encoding glutaminase produces the protein MTHIDLQAILNEIAREVEPFYGKGKVAGYIPALAKIPARQFGMSVSLLNGQEYAVGDADVPFSIQSISKVFTLVMAFREKGDEVWKRVGREPSGTPFNSLTQLETNGGYPRNPFINAGAHVVSDMLMDFLPNPRQSLLEFVRMLTLNDAVDYDGEVAESERIHGDRNRALAYYMKSFGNIHHEVDQLLDVYFHQCALSMSCRDLSRSLLFLANHGIVPHSGEQILNESRSKRLTALMLTCGLYDEAGEFAFRVGLPGKSGVGGGIVGIIPGLLGVAVWSPELDVSGNSVLAMEALERFTTKLGISVF, from the coding sequence ATGACGCACATCGATTTACAGGCTATACTGAACGAGATTGCCCGTGAAGTGGAACCGTTTTATGGCAAGGGCAAAGTAGCCGGCTATATTCCGGCTTTAGCCAAAATCCCGGCCCGGCAATTTGGCATGTCGGTTTCGTTATTGAACGGCCAGGAATATGCGGTCGGTGATGCCGATGTGCCCTTTTCCATTCAGAGTATTTCCAAGGTTTTTACGCTGGTGATGGCTTTTCGCGAAAAAGGCGATGAGGTTTGGAAAAGGGTGGGGCGCGAACCTTCCGGGACACCGTTTAACTCACTTACGCAGTTGGAAACGAACGGCGGTTATCCGCGTAATCCGTTCATTAATGCCGGTGCGCACGTGGTGTCGGATATGTTGATGGATTTCCTTCCCAATCCGCGCCAATCCCTGCTTGAATTCGTGCGCATGCTAACGCTGAATGACGCGGTCGATTATGATGGGGAAGTAGCGGAGTCGGAGCGGATTCATGGTGACCGGAACCGGGCTTTGGCCTATTACATGAAGAGCTTTGGGAATATTCACCACGAAGTGGACCAGCTGCTCGACGTTTATTTTCACCAATGTGCGTTGTCGATGAGTTGCCGTGACCTTTCGCGCAGCTTGCTGTTTTTGGCCAATCATGGTATTGTTCCTCACTCCGGAGAACAAATACTGAACGAAAGCCGTTCCAAACGACTGACGGCCTTAATGTTAACTTGCGGTTTGTACGATGAGGCCGGTGAGTTTGCTTTTCGCGTTGGCCTTCCTGGTAAGAGCGGTGTGGGTGGCGGTATTGTCGGCATCATTCCCGGCTTGCTGGGTGTTGCCGTTTGGAGCCCCGAACTGGATGTGTCGGGCAATTCGGTGCTGGCCATGGAGGCACTGGAACGGTTTACGACCAAACTGGGCATCTCCGTTTTTTAA
- a CDS encoding DUF456 domain-containing protein yields MSRTKRFGGSKYGVWGSIIGLLAGLFFPPAGFIIGPFAGAIIGEMYAGKRSKEMFRAGLGSFIGFLVATFIKILISGTMFFLFFKGLF; encoded by the coding sequence GTGAGCCGAACAAAGCGGTTCGGTGGCAGTAAATATGGCGTTTGGGGAAGCATCATTGGGCTTTTAGCAGGATTGTTTTTCCCGCCGGCTGGATTCATCATCGGGCCGTTTGCCGGGGCCATTATCGGAGAAATGTATGCCGGCAAACGTTCCAAAGAAATGTTTCGTGCCGGCCTCGGTTCGTTCATCGGATTCCTGGTAGCCACTTTCATAAAAATTCTCATTTCGGGCACCATGTTCTTCCTTTTCTTCAAAGGCCTTTTCTGA
- a CDS encoding alpha-L-fucosidase, with translation MHFRKIAGFVLLSLFSSLAMAQKNYQPTPGNLEARQWFQDAKFGMFIHWGLYSVLGDGEWVMNNQHINKKNYEKLPAFFNPIEFNAAEWVKTAKEAGMKYITITSKHHDGFCMWDTKLTDWNIVDRTPYGKDVLKQLADECHKQGIKLFFYYSQLDWYQNNYYPRGNTGHYSGRPEKGDWYAYLDYMDGQLTELLTNYGDIAGIWFDGRWDKKDADWRPDKTYSLIHNLQPSCLIGSNHHQAPKPGEDFQMFEKDLPGHNTTGFSGESEIGQLPLETCETMNHSWGFNLQDNNYKSTKDLVHYLVKAAGYNSNFLLNVGPMPNGKIQPEFIKTLGEIGKWMDQYGETVYGTRGGPVSPHSWGVTTIKGNKIYVHVLDLADENLLLPDFGKKVKKACLYDNKTPIDFQQNKFGTTINIPQNKRKTYDTILVIEI, from the coding sequence ATGCATTTCAGAAAAATTGCAGGCTTTGTTCTGTTATCATTATTTTCATCGCTCGCTATGGCACAGAAAAATTATCAACCCACGCCTGGCAACCTGGAAGCCCGACAATGGTTTCAGGATGCCAAATTCGGTATGTTCATCCATTGGGGCCTTTACTCGGTGTTGGGCGATGGCGAATGGGTTATGAACAACCAGCATATCAATAAGAAAAACTACGAGAAGCTTCCGGCTTTTTTCAATCCCATTGAATTTAATGCCGCCGAGTGGGTGAAAACAGCGAAAGAGGCCGGAATGAAGTACATCACCATTACCTCCAAACATCACGACGGCTTTTGCATGTGGGATACGAAGCTGACCGACTGGAACATTGTGGACAGAACACCTTACGGGAAGGATGTCCTGAAGCAGCTGGCAGATGAATGTCATAAACAGGGCATTAAGCTCTTTTTCTACTATTCCCAACTCGACTGGTATCAAAACAACTACTATCCGCGAGGTAATACGGGTCATTATTCCGGCCGGCCGGAAAAAGGAGACTGGTACGCCTACCTCGACTACATGGATGGCCAGCTAACCGAATTGCTAACGAATTACGGTGACATTGCCGGTATTTGGTTCGATGGCCGGTGGGACAAAAAAGATGCTGACTGGCGGCCCGACAAAACATACAGCCTCATTCACAATCTGCAACCGTCGTGCCTTATTGGAAGCAACCATCACCAGGCACCCAAACCGGGAGAAGATTTCCAGATGTTCGAAAAAGACCTGCCCGGACACAACACGACTGGTTTTAGCGGTGAATCAGAAATTGGCCAGCTTCCTTTGGAAACCTGCGAAACAATGAACCATTCGTGGGGCTTTAACTTACAAGACAATAATTACAAATCCACAAAAGACCTCGTTCATTACCTGGTAAAAGCCGCGGGTTACAACTCCAACTTCCTGTTAAATGTTGGTCCTATGCCTAACGGGAAGATACAGCCGGAGTTTATTAAAACACTTGGTGAAATCGGAAAATGGATGGATCAATATGGTGAGACCGTTTATGGTACCAGGGGCGGCCCTGTTTCTCCGCATAGCTGGGGCGTTACAACCATAAAGGGAAACAAAATTTATGTGCACGTCCTTGATCTGGCCGATGAAAATCTGCTTCTACCTGATTTTGGTAAGAAAGTGAAAAAGGCCTGTTTGTATGACAACAAAACTCCGATCGATTTTCAGCAAAACAAATTCGGTACAACCATCAATATTCCGCAAAACAAGCGAAAAACGTACGATACCATTTTAGTCATTGAAATCTGA
- a CDS encoding transposase — translation MEIESLLRYLLPQEIFEYFDLIDFKEVEGGQLELHLNEKSIKPLEHADKELVSNGFDEPVRIQDFPLRDKTVYFVVRRRKWKDKHTGKIYSSRWDLIAKGTSYTKEFAAFLKGLLGQIPDKFE, via the coding sequence ATGGAAATAGAAAGCTTACTACGTTACTTATTGCCCCAGGAAATATTTGAATACTTTGATTTGATTGATTTCAAGGAAGTAGAAGGTGGACAATTAGAGCTACATTTAAATGAAAAGTCAATTAAGCCCTTGGAGCACGCTGATAAAGAGCTGGTTTCAAATGGATTCGACGAGCCTGTCCGTATCCAAGATTTTCCGTTAAGGGACAAGACAGTCTATTTTGTCGTCAGGCGACGAAAATGGAAGGACAAGCACACAGGAAAGATCTATAGTTCCCGATGGGATTTAATAGCCAAAGGCACCAGCTACACCAAAGAGTTTGCTGCTTTTTTAAAAGGGTTACTTGGACAAATACCCGATAAGTTCGAATAG